The Fibrobacter sp. UWEL DNA window AAAAGGAATCGAAAAATGAAAAACAACACATCTAAACCGGCAAGCAGCAAGGAAAGCATCAACGCAACGTCTCAGAGAACCCGTAGGGTTCTTGATGATGCTTTCAAGACCAAGGTCGTCCTGGCATCTCTTCGCGAGGATAAGACGCTTGCGGAACTAGCCTCCGAGTTTGACGTCCACCCGAATCAGATTTGCCAATGGAGGACATTCTTTCTCCAAAACGCGGCAAGTATTTTTGCCGGTCCGAAGGAGGAACGCAAGGAAATCGAACGTCTCGAACAGGAACGCGACGAGCTCCACAAAGTCATCGGCCGCAAGGAGATGGACATCGATTTCTTAAAAAAAAACTTGAGGAAATTGGGGTTGCTGTAAGGGTGGAAATGGTGGATCCGGACGACGCCGACAATACGATTTCACATCAGTGCGACTTGCTCGGCATCAGCCGCAATTCCTATTACTACGAACCAAAATTCTCCGATTTCAAGCTCATGGTTATGGAACGGATTGACAAACTGTACACATTGGATCCGACGTCAGGACAGCGCAAGCTTCAGGCAAACCTGAAGAAGTATTACGGCATTGAAGTCGGACGACGTTTAATCCGTCACCTCATGGAAATCATGCAGATTGCGGCCATCTATCCCAAGCCGAATCTGTCGTTCCCAAACAAGATGAACAAAGCGTTCCCATATCTACTACGCAACGTTGCAATCACCCGCGTAAACCAGGTGTGGAGTACGGACATTACGTACATCCGGCTCAAGAACGGCTTCGCCTACCTGACTGCGGTTATCGACTGGTATAGCCGCCGGATTCTGTCGTGGAGACTTTCGACAACGCTCTCGACGGACTTCTGCGAGGACGCCGTACGTGAAGCCATCCAGAAATACGGCTGGCCGGAAGTGTTCAATACGGATCAAGGAAGCCAGTACACATCGAAGCAATTTACCGACATATTCACCTGGAAAGAATGCCCAACGAAACTGAGCATGGACGGCAAGGGAAGAGCCTATGACAACATTTTCGTGGAAAGATTTTGGAGAACGCTGAAA harbors:
- a CDS encoding transposase is translated as MKNNTSKPASSKESINATSQRTRRVLDDAFKTKVVLASLREDKTLAELASEFDVHPNQICQWRTFFLQNAASIFAGPKEERKEIERLEQERDELHKVIGRKEMDIDFLKKNLRKLGLL
- a CDS encoding IS3 family transposase is translated as MVDPDDADNTISHQCDLLGISRNSYYYEPKFSDFKLMVMERIDKLYTLDPTSGQRKLQANLKKYYGIEVGRRLIRHLMEIMQIAAIYPKPNLSFPNKMNKAFPYLLRNVAITRVNQVWSTDITYIRLKNGFAYLTAVIDWYSRRILSWRLSTTLSTDFCEDAVREAIQKYGWPEVFNTDQGSQYTSKQFTDIFTWKECPTKLSMDGKGRAYDNIFVERFWRTLKQEDVYIKGYETMAECRKGLEEYFVRYNDVRLHSSLDWNTPSDVYFKKVRLGNVA